Proteins from a genomic interval of Trifolium pratense cultivar HEN17-A07 linkage group LG6, ARS_RC_1.1, whole genome shotgun sequence:
- the LOC123890341 gene encoding MTOR-associated protein MEAK7: MGNAQSPPTDPRYLSASRAFSQKELQDLKSLFDSLASQSQSNGKYISPSVFQLYFKLHGPVGERMFDLVTQERKDQKLTFEDLVVTKATYEKGTKDEIEEFIFRLLDVSGDNFVGRSDLESVMIAIFNDILCIKGSEDGSSSHQDIVSIFLNAATFSIHDEKCTEEAMSFEDFRSWCTHLPTARKLLGSLLLPPDSGRSGTQIPNLLTPKDIDSNIVLLRKEYAWHIGGALSQHELEDWKLLYHSSVNGLSFNTFLGNISNHEGPTVLIIKDKDGYIYGGYASQQWERHAEFYGDMKSYIFQLNPKASIFRPTGANTNLQWCAVNFSSEDIPNGIGFGGKESHFGLFISANFDQGHTFSCSTFGSPCLSKTNSIIPEVIECWGVTQGLVQGKNDAVKGTVLERFKEDRHMLNMVGLANSSE; this comes from the exons ATGGGTAACGCTCAGTCTCCTCCCACTGATCCTCGATATCTTTCAGCATCcag AGCTTTTAGTCAAAAGGAACTTCAAGACTTAAAGTCTCTGTTCGATTCTTTGGCATCTCAATCACAGAGCAATGGCAAATACATTTCTCCTTCAGTTTTtcag TTATATTTCAAACTTCATGGTCCTGTTGGAGAGAGGATGTTTGATTTAGTTACTCAGGAACGCAAGGATCAGAAGTTAACCTTTGAAGACCTTGTTGTTACTAAA GCTACTTATGAGAAAGGAACTAAAGATGAAATTGAAGAATTCATTTTTCGCTTATTAGATGTATCCGGAGATAATTTTGTAGGGAG GTCTGATTTGGAATCGGTTATGATTGccatttttaatgatatattatGCATAAAAGGTTCTGAAGATGGATCAAGTTCACATCAAGATATTGTCAGCATATTTCTGAATGCTGCAACTTTCTCCATACATGATGAAAAGTGCACTGAGGAGGCTATGTCGTTTGAAGATTTCAGAAGTTGGTGTACTCATCTCCCAACTGCGAGGAAGCTTCTTGGAAGCTTGCTTTTGCCACCAGATTCAG GACGGTCAGGTACTCAAATTCCTAATCTACTGACCCCAAAGGATATTGATTCTAACATTGTACTTTTGAGAAAGGAGTATGCTTGGCATATAGGAGGAGCACTTTCTCAGCATGAGCTAGAAGATTGGAAGCTTTTGTATCATAGTTCTGTTAATGGTCTTAGTTTCAATACATTCTTGGGCAACATTTC AAATCACGAAGGCCCAACTGTGCTAATTATCAAGGATAAAGATGGTTATATATATGGAGGGTATGCTTCTCAACAATGGGAGCGGCATGCTGAATTTTATGGAGACATGAAATCTTACATTTTTCAACTTAATCCAAAGGCATCTATATTCAGGCCGACCGGAGCAAACACTAATCTACAATGG TGTGCTGTTAACTTCAGTTCAGAGGACATTCCAAATGGCATTGGTTTTGGGGGAAAAGAAAGTCACTTTGGGTTATTTATCTCAGCAAACTTTGATCAAGGGCATACATTTTCATGTTCAACATTTGGTAGCCCTTGCCTCTCCAAAACTAACAGTATAATACCTGAAGTAATAGAATGCTGGGGAGTGACACAAGGTTTGGTACAAGGCAAGAATGATGCTGTTAAGGGCACTGTACTTGAAAGGTTTAAGGAAGATAGGCATATGCTCAATATGGTAGGGCTAGCCAATTCTAGTGAGTAA
- the LOC123890342 gene encoding programmed cell death protein 2, giving the protein MDTDAIGDSVNKFKAIRMDNDEFADEDVDSDDDFDDSDDEELEPITFGFLEKPKNSFTLSRQFFPSKAGGLPAWLDPLNIPSGKSSVCDFCGDPLQFVLQVYAPVVEKESTFHRMLFVFMCPSMTCLLRDQHEQWKRNPEKLSRSVKVFRCQLPRINPFYSSECPKYDGSDKPIGSGAALCDWCGTWKGDKLCSSCKQVRYCSEKHQTLSWRAGHKIACQQIKVSSPLSGPNKNGTTSLESCKVGNKSTWPEFEIIEDQSEYNVDKSEDNTLANSLILRNRSDDTMNSLMDSFQGDDDKKSWAHFQERIAKAPEQVLRYYRNSNSKPIWPILSGRPSKDDIPKCIYCGGSMCCEFQILPQLLYYFGVENEVNSLDWASIVVYACEASCEASLPYKHEYAWVQLYSPSACPIPQ; this is encoded by the exons ATGGACACTGATGCAATTGGAGATTCTGTCAACAAGTTCAAGGCTATTCGAATGGATAATGACGAATTTGCAGATGAAGATGTTGATTCTGatgatgattttgatgattctgaTGATGAAGAACTTGAACCTATCACTTTTGGTTTCCTTGAAAAGCCTAAAAATAGTTTCACTCTTTCCCGTCAATTTTTCCCAAGCAAAGCTGGAGGACTCCCG GCTTGGCTTGACCCTCTGAATATTCCATCAGGGAAGTCTTCTGTGTGTGACTTTTGTGGAGACCCTTTGCAATTTGTGCTTCAG GTGTATGCACCAGTTGTTGAGAAGGAAAGTACATTTCACCGGATGCTATTTGTTTTCATGTGTCCTTCCATGACATGTCTTCTTAGAGATCAGCATGAGCAATGGAAACGCAATCCAGAGAAACTAAGCAGAAG TGTGAAGGTTTTCCGTTGCCAGTTACCTCGCATTAATCCTTTTTACTCGAGTGAATGCCCCAAATATGATGGAAGCGACAAACCTATTGGAAGTGGAG CTGCTCTATGTGATTGGTGTGGTACCTGGAAAGGAGACAAGCTCTGCAGTAGTTGCAAACAAGTGCGGTATTGCTCTGAGAAACACCAG ACCCTGAGTTGGCGTGCGGGTCATAAAATTGCTTGCCAGCAAATAAAAGTTTCTTCACCTCTTTCTGGACCCAACAAAAATGGAACCACGTCGTTGGAGTCTTGCAAAG TTGGAAACAAAAGCACGTGGCCTGAATTTGAGATCATTGAAGATCAAAGTGAGTATAACGTAGACAAATCTGAGGATAATACATTAGCTAATTCCTTGATTTTGAGGAATAGGAGTGATGACACTATGAATTCACTCATGGATAGTTTTCAG GGTGATGATGATAAAAAGAGTTGGGCCCATTTCCAGGAACGCATTGCCAAAGCCCCGGAACAAGTCTTGAG GTATTATCGGAATTCTAATTCTAAGCCAATATGGCCCATTTTAAGTGGTCGGCCATCCAAAGATGATATCCCTAAATGCATCTATTGTGGTGGATCCATGTGTTGTGAATTTCAG ATTTTGCCACAGCTGTTGTATTATTTTGGGGTGGAGAATGAAGTGAACTCTTTGGATTGGGCGTCGATCGTCGTGTATGCATGTGAAGCCTCGTGTGAAGCAAGTTTGCCTTACAAGCATGAATATGCTTGGGTTCAACTTTATTCACCTTCTGCCTGCCCAATACCCCAGTAG
- the LOC123890343 gene encoding short chain aldehyde dehydrogenase 1-like — MASIAKRLEGKVAIITGGASGIGAATAKLFVEHGAKVIIADIQDELGQSLCNELATKNILYVHCDVTNESDIKNVVDTAVSNYGKLDIMFNNAGTSDDKNRTILDYDSEAFKRVFDVNVYGAFLGAKHAAKVMIPQKKGVILITASVATATAGESTHAYSSSKHASVGLMKNLCVELGQYGIRVNCISPGAIPTPILTNALNMNKNEMEKVLSSVGVLKEAILEVEDIANAALYLSSDESKFVNGVNIVLDGGYSTTNMSFTSALIKLLMNGNTNHIDQ, encoded by the exons ATGGCTTCAATTGCCAAAAg GCTTGAAGGAAAAGTAGCAATAATAAcaggaggtgctagtggaattGGTGCTGCCACTGCTAAACTATTTGTTGAACATGGTGCCAAAGTTATCATTGCTGATATTCAAGATGAATTAGGCCAATCTCTTTGCAATGAACTTGCCACAAAAAACATTCTCTATGTTCATTGTGATGTAACTAATGAATCAGACATCAAAAACGTGGTTGATACCGCGGTTTCAAACTACGGTAAACTTGACATCATGTTTAATAATGCTGGTACCTCAGATGACAAAAACAGAACAATTTTGGATTATGATAGTGAAGCTTTCAAAAGGGTATTTGATGTTAATGTTTATGGAGCTTTCTTGGGTGCTAAGCATGCTGCTAAGGTAATGATCCCACAAAAAAAAGGTGTTATTCTTATTACTGCAAGTGTTGCTACAGCAACTGCTGGTGAATCAACACATGCTTATTCATCTTCAAAGCATGCATCAGTTGGACTTATGAAGAATTTGTGTGTAGAATTAGGACAATatgggattagagttaattgTATTTCACCAGGAGCAATTCCAACTCCAATTTTAACAAATGCATTGAATATGAACAAGAATGAAATGGAGAAAGTTTTGTCCTCAGTTGGTGTTTTGAAAGAAGCTATTCTTGAAGTTGAAGATATAGCTAATGCAGCACTTTATTTGAGCAGTGATGAATCAAAGTTTGTGAATGGAGTTAATATTGTTTTGGATGGAGGTTATAGCACTACCAATATGTCATTCACTTCTGCACTTATCAAACTTTTGATGAATGGCAACACCAATCACATTGATCAGTAA